TAAGCAAGAGGAGTGCCAGAAGCCTATGTGTCGCAGACCGAGCGAGGGCGTAAGTCCCGAAGCGAAGCGGTTAGTCGCTGTTAGGTGCAGTTGGCGGATATTTAGAATCATTAATTTCTAATTTGTTTTTGCGTTTATAAAAAATAATAAAGATATCTTTATTTTAGCTAAAGTTCTGTAATAATATTTTTAAAATTAACTTAAATTTACAATTTCATCATTTCCAAAATCACCTTCTCGCCATCCATGAAATCCGATACACATACCGTCTCCATTCGTTACAGTAACTTCATCAACTAATTTACCATTGGCTTTTTCCTCTAATTTTATAATTGTTTCTAATCTTATTGAATATTTATCATTACTTAAATTTCCTGAGACTCCGTCCCATAGCATCATCAGTCCATAAATTGCATTATCGATTCCCTCGAGTATTTTTGATTTTGTTTTTTCATCCAAAGTTTCATCAATTCTATCGATAGCATATTTTCTTACATCTTGAAATATAATAAACCCTGCTGCATGTTGAATCCATAATTCTCTAGCTCGTTTTTCATCAGGAGGATTATTAAGTTGATAATCATATGTAGCCATTCTTATTCCTTGATTTTATTCTTAGTTGCAAAAATCTAATTTATTATAAAATTTTTTTAATAGTGAGTTTAAGCCAATTGCGTCTAACGAACTATAATCGCAAGCCCATCTCCCCGCACAAGGGGGAGTAGCGGAAATCCTTTCGCTTTGCGAAAGATTGGAGCGGATCACCCGGTCCCTTTCCGTTAGGAAAGGGATGTGCCCCCAATTCCTTCCGTCCGATAATTTTCTTTGTACTTCACATAGTTGTTTGCGGTGCGGGTGATGATCTCGCGGTCTTTGTCTGTGATGTCTCGGATGATTTTGGCGGGGCTTCCCATCACAAGAACTCCCGGTGGAATTTTTTTTCCCGGAGGAACGAGAGATCCCGCGCCCACAAAAGACCATTCCCCGATCTCGACATCGTCCATAAGCATCGCGCCCATCCCCACAAAACTATGATCCCGCAAAACACAACCGTGGATGGTCGCATGGTGGCCTATAGATACATAATCTCCAATGGTGACAGGATACAAATCTCTTGCCACATGTACGAGAGTCATGTCTTGGATGTTCACATGTTTGCCAATGGTAATGGTATTTACGTCACCTCGTAACACACATTGGAACCAAATCGAGGACTCTTCCCCAATACTGACCTTTCCCAGTACATCAGCGGAGGGTGCCACCCAGGCCGTTGGGTGGAGGGAAGGTGTATGGCCTTGAAACGTTCGGATCATACCTGCTACACAAAGGCGGCCAAACTGAAACTCAAGGTCTTTTCGTTTTTTCCGCTTGCGTTTTTACCTTCCGACAAGTTACCGTAGTCTTAGATTCAAATGGGATCTCACTCCTCAAAAACGCTATTTTTCTCTAAAAACCTGCTAAGGAACATTTCATGGCAATAGATATCAAAGTCCCCGAGATGGGGGAATCCGTAACCGAAGCTACCATTAGTGCTTGGACCAAAAAAGAAGGCGATGCCGTAAAAGTAGACGAAGTGCTCGCTATTTTAGAAACAGACAAAGTCTCATTAGAGATTCCTGCTCCCACTTCTGGGGTTTTGAAATCCATCACCAAAAAGGTGGGGGATGTGGTGCATGTGCGTGATATCATGGGTACCATCGAAGAAGGTGCTGTGGCATCCGCTCCTGCGAGTTCCAGTGCCCCTGCTCCCAAAGCAGAAGCACCTGCAGCCCAACCTAACACGGGCAAAGTGAATGAGGAACTTCCTCCTGCGGCTCGTAAACTTATCGAAGAAAATAAGTTAGATGCCTCTAAAATTACAGGAACCGGTCGCAACGGACAAATCACTAAAGAAGACGTCATTCTTTTTATGGAAAAAGGTGGTGCCAGTGCCTCTGCTCCTAAAGCAGCTTCCCCAGAAATTCCAAAAGCAGTTGTGGTTTCCGCAAATGCG
This region of Leptospira montravelensis genomic DNA includes:
- a CDS encoding gamma carbonic anhydrase family protein, giving the protein MIRTFQGHTPSLHPTAWVAPSADVLGKVSIGEESSIWFQCVLRGDVNTITIGKHVNIQDMTLVHVARDLYPVTIGDYVSIGHHATIHGCVLRDHSFVGMGAMLMDDVEIGEWSFVGAGSLVPPGKKIPPGVLVMGSPAKIIRDITDKDREIITRTANNYVKYKENYRTEGIGGTSLS